The Campylobacter armoricus sequence GAGTAATTTCTCGAAAGCCTCTTGTGTTGAAATATTCAAACTAAATTGATAATTTTTTATTTCTTCTAAGTATTTAGGTTTAGCTATAGGTCTATCTAGCATAGGTGCTTTTTCACTTAAAGGTTCAATAGGAATTAAACCTATCAAATCTCCATGCCAAAATAATTCCATTTTGCCAGTATCTGTAACTTCACCTATAATAGCCGCATCAAGTCCCCATTTACTGAAAATTTCTATGACTTTTTCTTCGCAACCTTTTTTGGCACAAATTAGCATTCTTTCTTGTGATTCACTTAACATTAATTCATAAGGAGTCATACCTTCTTCTCTCATAGGAGTTTTATCAAGGAAAAGTTTCATTCCACTGCCACTTCGTCCTGCCATTTCAAAGGAACTTGAAGTGAGTCCAGCTGCACCCATATCTTGAATTCCTACAATATAATCAGTTTTGAAAAGCTCAAGACAAGCTTCCATTAAAAGTTTCTCTGCAAAAGGATCTCCAATTTGCACTGTAGGTCTTAAACTTTTGCTAGATTCGTTAAAACTATCACTTGCCATTACAGCTCCACCAAGTCCATCACGACCAGTTTTGGAGCCTACATAAATTACAGGATTTCCTATGCCTTCAGCTTTTGCATAAAATATATCATCAATTTTGCAAGTTCCAAGTGCAAAGGCATTTACTAGTATATTTCCATTAAAGCATTCATCAAAAGCACATTCTCCACCTATAGTTGGAACTCCCATGCAATTTCCATAATGAGAAATCCCGCTTACAACACCCTTAACTAAGTATTTTTGATGTTTGCCTAATTTTTCATCATGAATATTGCCAAATTTTAAAGAATTCATACCTGCAACAACCCTAGCACCCATAGTGAAAACATCGCGTAAAATTCCACCTACACCTGTAGCCGCACCAGCAAAAGGCTCTATAAAACTAGGGTGATTGTGGCTTTCTACTTTAAATACAGCAGCCATACCCCCACCTATATCAATAACACCAGCATTTTCTCCAGGTCCTTGTATAACCCATGGTGCTTTAGTTGGAAAACCATTAAGATATTTTTTACTTGATTTATATGAGCAATGCTCACTCCACATAGCTGAAATTACCCCAAGTTCAACTATATTAGGTTCTCTACTTAATATATTTATAATCTCTTGATATTCTTCATCACTAATTTTGTGTTGTTTTATAATTTCCTTATCCATTCTTTTCTCCTTTTTATTTCCCTAAACAAAAATTACTAAACATTGCATCTAAAATTTCATCTCTTTCAAAATTTTTAGTAAATTGTGCTATTTCATCTATAGCTAAATTTAACTCAAAAGCAAAAAGTTCTAAAGAATTTTCTTGTAGTAAATTTTTAGCTCGCAATATAGCTTCACTAGCATTTTTACAAGCATTAAGTATCAAGGTGTTACTTATCAATATTCCATCACCATCTAGAGTATTTAAATATTCATTTAAGTTTTCTTTAATGGATTTGGTATCTTTTTGAGCACAAATATGTATGCAAGAGGTTTTAATTTCATGTTGAAATTTAGATGGTAAATCACATTTATTTAAAATATAGATAATTTTTTTATTATAAGCTTTTAAAGCTTGTAAGATATGCTCATCTTCTTGTTCAAATTCTTTAGAATTATCAAATACAACTATAACAATATCAGCTTCTTTTATACTTTCATAACTTAAATTTATTCCAATTTTTTCTATTTCATCTTCTGCATTTCTAATACCTGCTGTATCAATAATTTTAATTAAATGCGAACCTATTTTTAAACTTTCTTCTATACGATCTCTTGTGGTACCTGCAACATTTGAGACAATGGCCCTATTGAAAGCTAAAAGTGAATTTAATAAAGAGCTCTTTCCTGCATTTGGTTTGCCAACTATGGTAACTTTAAAACCTTCTATAAGTCCTTTTTTGCTTAAAGAAATATCAACTATATCGTGTAAAAGTTTTGAATTTTTTTCGCACATACTTATAATTTGATTTAATAAATCTTGTGGTAAGTCATCATCAGCATAATCAATACTAGTTTCTA is a genomic window containing:
- the purL gene encoding phosphoribosylformylglycinamidine synthase subunit PurL, with the translated sequence MDKEIIKQHKISDEEYQEIINILSREPNIVELGVISAMWSEHCSYKSSKKYLNGFPTKAPWVIQGPGENAGVIDIGGGMAAVFKVESHNHPSFIEPFAGAATGVGGILRDVFTMGARVVAGMNSLKFGNIHDEKLGKHQKYLVKGVVSGISHYGNCMGVPTIGGECAFDECFNGNILVNAFALGTCKIDDIFYAKAEGIGNPVIYVGSKTGRDGLGGAVMASDSFNESSKSLRPTVQIGDPFAEKLLMEACLELFKTDYIVGIQDMGAAGLTSSSFEMAGRSGSGMKLFLDKTPMREEGMTPYELMLSESQERMLICAKKGCEEKVIEIFSKWGLDAAIIGEVTDTGKMELFWHGDLIGLIPIEPLSEKAPMLDRPIAKPKYLEEIKNYQFSLNISTQEAFEKLLANENVSNKAYIYEQFDSSVQTNTLKSDGALGANSIRVKENNCLLSMAIECNSRLNYVNPRTGAAAAVASAGRKVACSGARPLAISDCLNYGNPQNPEVMWQFAQGCEGIKQACKELNTPVVSGNVSLYNETDGISIFPSPTIACVGIHEKAENILKSYFSKNTKAIYLIGESKGAFGGSLIAKVLDQKVAGTLDEIDFKAELKLWNFLLEANELNLLDCANSIGIGGLAITLAKMSAKANLGINAKTNFENKSFIFEESPTRVIVGVKNEEKFINFVKKMNINFTKLGILAEKDFILDDIKISLAKLQTIYFQKFNEYLG
- the mnmE gene encoding tRNA uridine-5-carboxymethylaminomethyl(34) synthesis GTPase MnmE — translated: MNDTIAAIATAHGMGSISIIRVSGEKALELALKFTHKKELKPRYTHLCKLYKNDNSFLDEALVIYFKSPFSFTGEDIVEFQLHGGFSLSEILLDELILSGVRLANPGEFSKRACLNGKMDLLKALSIQDLIMSKSTSAASIIAKNIKGDLSVFLNTIRSELVQTLAFVETSIDYADDDLPQDLLNQIISMCEKNSKLLHDIVDISLSKKGLIEGFKVTIVGKPNAGKSSLLNSLLAFNRAIVSNVAGTTRDRIEESLKIGSHLIKIIDTAGIRNAEDEIEKIGINLSYESIKEADIVIVVFDNSKEFEQEDEHILQALKAYNKKIIYILNKCDLPSKFQHEIKTSCIHICAQKDTKSIKENLNEYLNTLDGDGILISNTLILNACKNASEAILRAKNLLQENSLELFAFELNLAIDEIAQFTKNFERDEILDAMFSNFCLGK